A single window of Dethiosulfovibrio salsuginis DNA harbors:
- a CDS encoding PilC/PilY family type IV pilus protein produces MSFAIVMSVLLSSHCVFGDANLPSVFKPIPQEYATYVPPNVLLLIDTSGSMLFNLRGGYTHGDGGGPYRGQFYYGYDTDNRNNDPDDGSLSYYPPATYLTQAQIDDLGPYRLRYMGRAPDGRYLHPNDSRMYILKKVLWTVFTDPSMVEGLKIGLSTYHQERRYDIPGPVTYEFWDYSNRWRSRQGLSWQPTGERRGKMRLDFGLIPHFYYDSSLFSGGVPVDKIGSNQWYDLLSLIDGVENSDNDEVRGVGATPLGNSIHSGGNPPQDCAYSFIQPAIEYPCQDNWLIVLTDGEDSYSSTQPVTAVRNLYEANKKDPHWPKPLGQEAKPVRTFVIGIIDPPSTTLNNMAFQGRAWEVNSDIKRNEAYYATDTDSLLEAFRLIFRTIQSNKKSSSAPPKVLSGNEDSNIVYATSFVPRVDGAWPGYLYKKELTSKDGYETLWDGTDRIKPWDKRPIYHAPWYDVSEGFLWNSNLRPFPSTGGGAGPVAYHAGVEDRYRDNFTRWIRGGRWDQSSNRVHVMIDSYRGSLFVMGPPPGSRPDSDFNAFAYENRQRGTVLFNQGNGGILQIISDDSGDEIMAFIPPNVLHRSRMAGLVDNLVERNEGSSRYLLSGPMVVEDVKINPPYDPGDKYKTVLIGTLGYGGTGLYALDVTDPTKPYFLWARDSTVYSEDGVGFHPDKNDLLWRYSNAGSTLSSGEDVSKSIPDLRRVLGRPFIGWVKDSSETRWITLFGAGAGSSQIWSDGSISLSNRGDEGGRAIYALDVANGERFHDPIVHDDLGQVIGEIAVAKGASRAEYLKIDKGYVGDTRGQIWRLRWDESVLGNWTLSKLADLSGPKGVPPFVHGLDLSKKLGQMWIFGATGDPFDIVPRNSRTISADCIVGFKEPESETLQLKDLKALSGKEDQLNPEDDHEGWLLSLEEGEFSTTPPVVAGGKVFVATYIDSGGNPCEPGNARLYVLGAFDGKPFFDDGASGKKRYIELKGVRITSLEVKDNRIFAGITNPSGKNPEDLSIPPDLKAKQDEDGSILTIDVPEPKNDDSVKSDKEIARSGYWRILW; encoded by the coding sequence CTGTCCTCCCACTGTGTTTTTGGAGACGCAAACCTTCCTAGCGTCTTCAAGCCGATCCCTCAGGAGTACGCCACCTACGTACCTCCAAACGTCCTGCTTCTCATAGACACCAGCGGATCCATGCTCTTTAACCTGAGAGGGGGATATACACACGGGGACGGAGGTGGTCCCTATCGAGGTCAGTTCTATTACGGATATGACACCGATAACAGGAATAACGACCCCGATGACGGTTCTCTCTCCTACTATCCTCCTGCGACCTATCTGACCCAGGCCCAGATCGACGATCTAGGGCCCTACAGGCTTCGCTATATGGGAAGGGCACCTGACGGCAGGTATCTTCACCCTAACGATAGCAGAATGTATATCCTTAAAAAGGTTCTTTGGACCGTCTTCACCGATCCCTCCATGGTGGAGGGCCTGAAGATCGGTCTTTCGACCTATCATCAGGAGAGAAGATACGACATCCCCGGTCCCGTAACCTACGAGTTCTGGGATTACTCGAATAGGTGGAGATCAAGGCAGGGCCTTTCCTGGCAACCTACCGGCGAGAGGAGGGGAAAGATGAGGCTTGATTTCGGTTTGATACCCCATTTTTATTATGATTCCTCCCTTTTCTCCGGCGGAGTTCCTGTTGATAAAATAGGCTCCAACCAGTGGTACGATCTTCTATCCCTCATCGACGGGGTGGAGAACTCGGACAACGACGAGGTGAGGGGGGTAGGGGCAACACCTCTTGGCAACTCCATCCATTCAGGAGGGAACCCCCCCCAAGATTGCGCCTATTCCTTTATCCAGCCGGCCATAGAGTATCCCTGTCAGGACAACTGGCTCATAGTTCTCACCGACGGGGAGGACTCCTATTCCAGCACCCAGCCGGTTACCGCTGTCAGAAACCTGTACGAGGCGAACAAGAAAGATCCCCACTGGCCTAAACCTCTTGGACAGGAGGCCAAGCCGGTCAGGACTTTCGTCATAGGCATAATAGATCCTCCGTCGACCACCCTGAACAACATGGCCTTTCAGGGCAGGGCCTGGGAGGTCAACTCAGACATAAAAAGGAACGAAGCCTACTATGCCACCGACACCGACTCTCTGCTGGAGGCCTTCAGGCTCATATTCAGGACAATTCAGAGCAATAAAAAGTCCTCCTCAGCACCGCCTAAGGTATTGAGCGGCAACGAGGACAGCAATATCGTCTACGCCACGTCATTTGTCCCTCGGGTGGATGGGGCGTGGCCGGGATATCTCTACAAAAAGGAACTCACCTCAAAAGACGGTTACGAGACCCTGTGGGACGGTACCGACCGGATAAAGCCTTGGGATAAGAGGCCGATATACCACGCTCCGTGGTATGATGTTTCCGAGGGATTCCTGTGGAACAGCAACCTTCGCCCCTTCCCTTCCACCGGAGGAGGAGCGGGGCCTGTGGCCTACCACGCCGGGGTGGAGGATCGATACAGGGATAACTTTACCAGATGGATAAGGGGCGGTCGTTGGGATCAGAGCTCTAACAGGGTTCACGTTATGATCGACTCCTACAGAGGGTCCCTATTTGTCATGGGTCCCCCTCCTGGTAGCCGTCCCGACAGCGATTTTAACGCCTTTGCCTACGAGAACAGACAGAGAGGAACGGTCCTGTTTAACCAGGGTAACGGAGGAATTTTACAGATAATCAGCGACGACTCGGGAGATGAGATTATGGCCTTTATACCTCCCAATGTCCTTCATCGATCTAGGATGGCGGGCCTCGTGGACAATCTGGTAGAGAGAAATGAGGGAAGCTCTCGGTATCTTCTGTCTGGCCCTATGGTCGTGGAGGACGTGAAGATCAACCCTCCTTACGACCCTGGAGATAAATACAAAACGGTCCTCATAGGGACCCTGGGGTACGGAGGGACAGGTCTCTACGCTCTCGACGTCACCGACCCCACGAAGCCCTATTTCCTCTGGGCAAGGGACAGCACCGTCTATTCCGAGGATGGAGTGGGCTTTCATCCCGATAAAAACGACCTTCTTTGGAGATACTCTAACGCCGGATCGACCCTGTCCTCCGGGGAGGACGTGTCTAAATCCATCCCCGACCTCAGGCGGGTTCTCGGGCGTCCCTTCATCGGCTGGGTTAAGGACTCCAGTGAGACTCGGTGGATAACCCTGTTCGGTGCAGGGGCCGGTTCCTCTCAGATTTGGTCCGACGGTTCTATCTCCCTCTCAAACAGAGGGGATGAAGGCGGAAGGGCTATCTACGCCCTTGACGTAGCTAACGGAGAACGATTTCACGATCCTATCGTCCACGACGACCTGGGACAGGTCATAGGGGAGATAGCGGTGGCTAAGGGGGCAAGCAGAGCGGAGTACCTTAAGATCGACAAAGGCTACGTAGGAGATACGCGTGGACAGATATGGCGTCTGCGATGGGACGAGAGCGTTCTGGGCAACTGGACTTTGAGCAAACTAGCCGATTTGTCCGGTCCTAAGGGAGTTCCTCCATTCGTTCACGGTCTGGATCTATCTAAGAAACTGGGCCAAATGTGGATATTCGGCGCAACTGGAGATCCCTTCGATATAGTTCCAAGGAATTCGAGGACCATCTCCGCCGACTGTATAGTCGGTTTTAAGGAGCCGGAGTCGGAGACCCTTCAACTGAAGGATCTTAAGGCCCTTTCGGGCAAGGAGGATCAGCTGAATCCCGAGGACGACCACGAGGGATGGCTTCTGTCTCTGGAGGAAGGGGAGTTTTCGACGACCCCTCCGGTGGTCGCTGGGGGCAAGGTGTTCGTAGCCACCTATATCGACTCCGGGGGAAATCCATGCGAGCCCGGAAACGCCAGACTCTACGTCCTAGGGGCCTTCGATGGCAAGCCTTTCTTTGACGACGGCGCTAGCGGTAAAAAACGGTACATCGAGCTTAAGGGAGTCAGAATCACCAGTCTGGAAGTAAAGGATAAC